Proteins encoded together in one Amblyomma americanum isolate KBUSLIRL-KWMA chromosome 1, ASM5285725v1, whole genome shotgun sequence window:
- the LOC144128315 gene encoding uncharacterized protein LOC144128315: MSSSIVVLPADKGNSTVVLNQSDYIRKMTTLLQDEAMYKKVKRDPTKKVETELQSLLSDVFKFIPPEKKHLYFRLLCHNGSAPAIYGLPKVHKPDVPLRPIVDFTRSPLHALSGYLHQVIRPVVGRRTTYVKDSSHFVNKLKDVTIDDEDVLVSFDVKSMFTSVPVDFAVSSCKRLLENDASLPSRTPIEVVDLCRLLDFCLRNTYFVFRKQHYKQLFGTAMGASVSVVCANIVLERIEAEALGSFHPAPKLFLRYVDDCFCVIRRQDASHFLEHLNSFQPTIQFTKEKQQNEAIPFLDVLVQRTSNGLATCVYRKPTHTGRYLSFHSAHPVAHKRSVASSALFGRAFRLC; this comes from the coding sequence ATGAGTTCAAGTATTGTCGTCCTGCCTGCTGATAAGGGGAATTCAACCGTCGTTCTCAACCAATCGGACTACATCCGAAAAATGACGACGCTTCTCCAGGACGAGGCGATGTACAAAAAAGTTAAACGTGACCCCACAAAGAAGGTAGAGACAGAACTTCAAAGTCTACTTTCCGACGTCTTCAAGTTCATCCCACCAGAGAAAAAGCACCTCTATTTTCGGCTGCTGTGCCACAACGGTTCGGCACCTGCTATCTATGGCCTTCCTAAGGTGCACAAGCCGGACGTACCACTACGCCCTATCGTAGACTTTACGCGCTCTCCTTTGCACGCGCTCTCCGGATACTTACATCAAGTGATTCGCCCTGTGGTTGGAAGAAGAACGACGTATGTAAAGGACTCCTCCCATTTCGTCAACAAGCTTAAGGACGTCACTATAGACGACGAGGATGTCCTAgtctctttcgacgtgaagtcaatGTTTACGTCAGTCCCGGTAGACTTCGCAGTTTCATCCTGCAAACGCCTTTTAGAAAACGACGCCTCGCTCCCTTCACGTACGCCTATTGAGGTTGTTGACCTTTGTCGTCTGCTCGATTTCTGCTTGCGCAACACGTATTTTGTATTTAGGAAGCAACACTACAAACAACTttttggcacagccatgggtgcttCCGTCTCCGTCGTGTGCGCAAACATTGTTCTTGAACGCATTGAAGCAGAGGCACTTGGTTCATTTCATCCAGCCCCTAAACTGTTTCTCCGGTACGTCGATGACTGTTTTTGTGTGATTCGCCGACAGGATGCAAGCCATTTCCTTGAGCACCTGAACTCCTTTCAGCCGACAATTCAATTCACCAAAGAAAAACAACAGAATGAAGCCATTCCCTTCCTGGATGTGCTTGtgcaaagaacaagcaatgggctcgCAACGTGCGTGTACCGCAAGCCCACTCACACTGGTCGGTACCTGAGTTTTCATTCGGCACACCCTGTCGCACATAAACGTTCTGTTGCATCATCTGCACTTTTCGGCCGCGCTTTCCGCCTTTGTTGA